TACAAAAGAAACGCCTGAAGATTTAGAATTGCATAAGCCATATGTAGATGAAGTACAAGTGTGCTGTGAAAAATGCGGAAGTACAATGAACCGTACACCAGAAGTAATTGATGTTTGGTTTGATAGTGGTTCCATGCCTTTTGCGCAATATCATTACCCGTTTGAAAATAAAGAGTTATTTGAAGAACAGTTTCCAGCAGATGTAATTGCAGAGGGAATTGATCAAACACGCGGCTGGTTTTATAGTTTATTAGCGGTATCGGCACTATATACAGGGAAAGTACCATATAAACGAGTATTATCACTTGGGCATGTTCTAGATGAAGAAGGACAGAAAATGTCTAAAAGTAAAGGTAACGCACTAGATCCTGTTGATTTAGTAGAGAAGTTTGGTGCCGACGCTCTAAGGTGGGCTCTACTCGTTGATAGTGCACCGTGGAATGCGAAACGATTTTCTGAAAGAACAGTACAAGAAGCGAAATCTAAATTTGTAGATACGTTAGTCAATGTGTATAGCTTCTATGTGTTATATGCGAGTTTAGATGAATATAATCCGAAAGAAAAGTATGAAGTTAAGCGTACGAAATTAGATGAATGGGTGTTATCAAGATTGCATAGCACAACAAGAAAGGTAAGAACTGCACTTGATGATTATCAATTCACAAATGCAGCTCGTGAAATTGCTGCTCTTGTAGATGAAGTGAGTAACTGGTATGTAAGACGTTCACGCAATCGTTTTTGGGAATCTGGTATGAATCCTGAAAAAGCAGCTGCGTATGAAACACTTCATGAAGTGCTTGTAACAATTAGTAAATTAATCGCACCATTTACACCGTTTGTAGCTGAGGATATTCATCTGAATTTAGAAGGAAGCAGCGTTCATTTAGCAGATTATCCGGTTGTAAACGAATCACTTATCCAGCCTCAGTTAGAAGCGGAAATGGATGCTGTTTTACAAGTTGTTGAACTTGGAAGAAGTAATCGTAATCAACATTCATTAAAAGTAAAACAGCCGTTGGCAGAGCTTGTATTACTTGAGCATAGCGAAAATGATATGGATTGGGAATCTTACCGTGATATCGTAATGGATGAGCTAAATGTTAAAGCATTCCATGTGGAAATGGATGAATCAAAATACACATCATATCAATTAAAGCTGAATTTTAAAACAGCTGGACCGAAGTTTGGTAAAAATGTGAATGCAGTAAACGGGTGGCTAAAACAATTATCACAGGAAGAAGTACAAAATTTTGTATCAACAGAAAAAGCAGTATATGAAGCAACAGCAGAGGAAGAAGTAATTGTCACGGTTGAAGATGTATTAGTAGAGAAAGTTGCGAAATCAGGATTTTCAAATACAACTAACGGTCAATATACGGTAATGTTAGATACGAATGTAACGGAAGAATTGTTACAAGAAGGAGTAGCACGTGAATTTATTCGTGCAGTTCAAGAATATCGTAAGCAGTTGAATTTACCAGTTAATTTACGAGTGGATGTAATTCTTGATACAGAAGAAGAACTACAGCAAACGTTAACGAGTCATAAAGATTTATTAGAAGAAAACTTACTCGTCAAGCAATTTACATTTGGTCACTTAACAAATGAGGACGATGAACTTTCTTTAGGTGAGACAAAAGTCCGAATTAAATTAAACGCGGCTAATTAAAGAAAAAGGAAGTTGGAATCATTCCAACTTCCTTTTTTGTATGAAGATAAATTAATCAGTTATTTTCCGCATAATCCATTCGATAGGTCCTCTAGAAAAGTTCCTTCGCCATAATACGCTAAATAAAATACTGAAAATGAAAAATGCAGTAGCAAATAATAAAACGAAAAGTAATGTTTGGTGTTCCATACGATTTAATACAATCAATGAGCCAATACCGATAAATACATGACTTACATAATGCGTTAATGTTAATTGTCCTGTTTGTACAATGGATGTAATAAACCAATT
This Bacillus mycoides DNA region includes the following protein-coding sequences:
- the ileS gene encoding isoleucine--tRNA ligase is translated as MKKVDVKESAVGRETRIRKQWNEQSIFEQSIQNREGAQSFVFYEGPPTANGLPHVGHALGRAIKDLVARYKTMAGYKVLRKAGWDTHGLPVELGVEKQLGISGKHEIEEYGIEPFIQKCKESVFTYEKQWREFTESIGYWVDMDDPYVTLENPYIESVWNILGTIHEKGLLYKGHRVSPYCPSCQTSLSSHEVAQGYKTVKDLSATVKFKVKDSENEYFLGWTTTPWTLPANVALAVHPNMEYVKVKQEGYVYIVAKERVQEVLKENYEVLSVHKGEELLNTSYTAPFPMKEVTNGYRVIAADFVTADSGTGLVHIAPAYGEDDYKVVQSEGLSFLHVVDEKGEYTEAVPFLEGKFVKECDVDIVRYLAKEGLLYHKEKYEHSYPHCWRCDSPLLYYAGESWLIRTTEIKETFLQNNDTVTWYPDHMKHGRFGKFLENMVDWNISRNRYWGTPLNVWECESCDHQFAPKSIAELRKHSTKETPEDLELHKPYVDEVQVCCEKCGSTMNRTPEVIDVWFDSGSMPFAQYHYPFENKELFEEQFPADVIAEGIDQTRGWFYSLLAVSALYTGKVPYKRVLSLGHVLDEEGQKMSKSKGNALDPVDLVEKFGADALRWALLVDSAPWNAKRFSERTVQEAKSKFVDTLVNVYSFYVLYASLDEYNPKEKYEVKRTKLDEWVLSRLHSTTRKVRTALDDYQFTNAAREIAALVDEVSNWYVRRSRNRFWESGMNPEKAAAYETLHEVLVTISKLIAPFTPFVAEDIHLNLEGSSVHLADYPVVNESLIQPQLEAEMDAVLQVVELGRSNRNQHSLKVKQPLAELVLLEHSENDMDWESYRDIVMDELNVKAFHVEMDESKYTSYQLKLNFKTAGPKFGKNVNAVNGWLKQLSQEEVQNFVSTEKAVYEATAEEEVIVTVEDVLVEKVAKSGFSNTTNGQYTVMLDTNVTEELLQEGVAREFIRAVQEYRKQLNLPVNLRVDVILDTEEELQQTLTSHKDLLEENLLVKQFTFGHLTNEDDELSLGETKVRIKLNAAN